The Malus sylvestris chromosome 12, drMalSylv7.2, whole genome shotgun sequence genome contains a region encoding:
- the LOC126593233 gene encoding germin-like protein subfamily 3 member 2: protein MSSNITILLVIFALLCDVMASDPDPIQDYCIPNPKFGAIRTPLHTILPCKNSSEATTDDFIFSGMKVAGNFSDMGIAAIAANPTVFPGINTLGMSFVRADLKVGGINPPHFHPRATEISHVVKGSVYSGFVDSTNRVFARVIEQGEVMVFPRGLVHFQMNVGKKPATIFGSFNSQNPGSQRIPSAIFGSRINDELLEKAFGLSPKQIGTMRRRFDPKSMS, encoded by the coding sequence ATGTCTTCCAATATCACAATTTTGCTTGTTATTTTTGCCCTCCTATGTGATGTTATGGCTTCCGATCCTGACCCGATTCAAGACTACTGCATACCGAACCCGAAATTTGGTGCCATAAGAACACCTCTTCACACCATCCTCCCATGCAAGAACTCGTCCGAGGCCACCACCGATGACTTCATCTTCTCTGGGATGAAGGTGGCCGGAAACTTCAGCGACATGGGTATCGCAGCCATCGCAGCGAACCCAACAGTCTTCCCGGGGATCAACACGCTCGGGATGTCATTCGTACGAGCTGACCTCAAAGTTGGTGGAATCAATCCACCACATTTCCACCCTAGAGCCACAGAGATATCCCACGTAGTGAAGGGGAGTGTTTATTCAGGGTTCGTTGATTCAACCAATAGGGTTTTTGCTAGGGTTATTGAGCAAGGGGAGGTCATGGTGTTCCCTAGGGGTCTAGTGCACTTCCAAATGAATGTTGGCAAGAAGCCTGCTACAATTTTTGGTAGCTTCAATAGCCAAAACCCAGGAAGTCAAAGGATCCCCTCTGCCATTTTCGGGTCGAGGATAAACGACGAGCTCTTGGAGAAGGCATTTGGATTGAGTCCTAAGCAGATCGGAACGATGAGAAGAAGATTTGATCCAAAAAGTATGAGTTAG
- the LOC126593229 gene encoding uncharacterized protein LOC126593229, with translation MAGGVNRKISAASARAHTRRAKQNSSFQLPAGIFKTTLVALVIGLSAWAYQAIQPPPSKICGSPDGPPVTGPRIKLRDGRHLAYQEHGVPKDNAQHKIVYLHGIDSCRHDAVIPNFLSPETVKDLGIYVVSFDRPGYGESDPNPKRTVKSMATDIEELADQLGLGHRFYVIGFSMGGQVIWSCLKYIPHRIAGAALVAPAVNYWWTGIPSNLSSQAYSQQLQSDQWAVRVSHYTPWLTYFWNTQKWFPGSSVLARSIDCLSDQDKEILPKLQKREPYAGQVRQQGEFESIYRDMNVGFGTWEFSPLELENPFPNNEASVHVWHGDEDRMVPVLLQRYIAEQLPWIHYHEIPGAGHLLPLADGMCETIVKALLTDG, from the exons ATGGCGGGAGGAGTGAACAGGAAGATATCAGCTGCGTCGGCGAGAGCTCACACCCGAAGAGCCAAGCAAAACAGCTCCTTCCAGCTTCCGGCGG GGATTTTTAAGACAACACTAGTAGCGTTGGTTATTGGACTTTCGGCATGGGCATATCAGGCAATCCAACCTCCTCCATCAAAGATATGTGGCTCTCCTGATGGGCCTCCTGTTACAGGACCAAGAATAAAACTTAGGGATGGAAGGCATTTAGCCTACCAAGAGCATGGAGTCCCAAAAGATAATGCGCAGCATAAAATAGTTTATCTCCATGGTATTGATAGTTGCAGGCATGATGCTGTCATTCCCAACTTCCTGTCTCCG GAAACCGTGAAAGACTTGGGGATCTACGTTGTGTCTTTTGACAGACCTGGTTATGGAGAAAGTGATCCTAATCCAAAGCGAACGGTGAAGAGTATGGCTACAGATATAGAGGAGCTGGCTGATCAATTGGGTTTAGGACACAGATTTTATGTAATTGGTTTCTCCATGGGTGGACAGGTGATTTGGAGCTGCCTCAAATATATCCCTCACAG GATCGCAGGAGCAGCACTGGTAGCTCCAGCGGTAAACTACTGGTGGACTGGTATTCCTTCAAATCTATCTAGTCAAGCTTACTCCCAACAGCTTCAGTCAGACCAGTGGGCAGTTCGTGTGTCTCACTACACTCCTTGGCTTACATACTTCTGGAACACTCAAAAATGGTTTCCTGGTTCAAGTGTTCTGGCTCGCAGTATAGATTGTCTTTCTGACCAAGACAAAGAAATCCTGCCCAAGCTTCAGAAAAGAGAACCATATGCG GGACAGGTACGACAGCAAGGAGAATTTGAGTCCATTTACCGTGACATGAATGTTGGATTTGGGACCTGGGAATTCAGTCCTCTGGAACTGGAAAATCCATTCCCTAACAATGAAGCTTCTGTCCACGTGTGGCATGGAGATGAAGATCGCATGGTACCCGTTTTACTGCAACGCTACATTGCTGAACAGCTTCCATGGATCCACTATCATGAGATACCAGGTGCTGGACATTTGTTGCCACTTGCTGATGGGATGTGCGAGACCATTGTCAAGGCACTTTTAACCGACGGATAG